A single region of the Salipaludibacillus sp. LMS25 genome encodes:
- a CDS encoding S1C family serine protease, which yields MFCHRCGEELMLTDTNCPTCHAKAKSRPGRKHIYLIISVCVLLGIGAVFFTLLATSQWLTADDVTSTFLYEREKTREELTFPIPYSVKEREVSRDLSEMIAEAQKCVYTVVTQDEQGSGFLYNEQGFVVTSAHVVDGHSTALLTTNEGNEYVAVVEGFSEYMDVAVLYVEELEGIAPFPLDKENVFFAGEEVIALGSPNGVSNSAASGEITHSERDLVIGTYIYEDMYEMTASIQEGISGGPLLSKNAETIIGINAAKNVNNPSIGYSVPLYKIGHIIDDIISN from the coding sequence ATGTTTTGTCATAGATGCGGAGAAGAACTCATGCTTACAGATACAAACTGTCCAACATGTCACGCTAAGGCTAAGTCTCGGCCAGGTCGTAAGCATATCTATCTTATTATAAGTGTGTGTGTGTTACTTGGAATTGGAGCAGTTTTTTTTACGTTATTGGCTACTTCTCAATGGTTGACTGCTGATGACGTCACCTCCACATTTTTATATGAGCGTGAAAAAACGAGAGAAGAGCTCACGTTCCCAATTCCATATAGTGTTAAAGAACGAGAAGTATCACGAGACTTGTCAGAAATGATTGCAGAAGCACAAAAATGTGTGTATACGGTCGTCACGCAAGATGAACAGGGATCAGGGTTTCTCTATAATGAACAAGGGTTTGTGGTAACAAGTGCCCATGTTGTTGATGGGCATTCGACGGCGTTGCTAACTACAAATGAGGGTAATGAATATGTGGCGGTGGTGGAAGGGTTTTCCGAGTATATGGATGTGGCAGTATTATATGTAGAAGAATTAGAAGGGATTGCCCCTTTTCCGTTGGATAAGGAAAACGTTTTTTTCGCTGGTGAAGAAGTGATCGCTTTAGGAAGCCCTAACGGTGTTAGTAATTCTGCTGCAAGTGGTGAGATCACTCATTCGGAGAGAGATTTGGTGATTGGGACTTACATCTATGAAGATATGTATGAAATGACGGCTAGCATTCAGGAAGGCATAAGCGGCGGGCCGCTCCTATCGAAAAATGCTGAAACAATCATCGGCATTAATGCAGCAAAAAATGTAAATAACCCATCAATTGGGTACAGTGTTCCTCTTTATAAAATTGGACACATTATCGATGATATTATATCTAATTAA
- a CDS encoding methyl-accepting chemotaxis protein: protein MALWDKKVSWRKMALWNKLNIRNKMLTVFGLVLILFLAGLAYIYPQLATSRGEIEEQTLRSEQALMVTEVGSLFRSMYIIVSDSLQAEEFDKELYTLEETRLNDYLDEIQPYMKSPEELELFDQIYMAKGMYGEIVNRVVGRSVHSPGELVALNNLRNETMTHIESLTELMQEQANDAGKEAVSSLAAIQLTFLITFLGATIIGGVLFILFSQNLSRSLKRVVSVAENISEGNLRIETLEDNRGDELGKLIQSMNDMTTNLQSVFQRMTTISTELASSSEQMRAGADETSQASEQISSAIQEAAMGTENQMGRIQEVKQMIDNMTKSMDSVTANSKDAKEFVISSSTQAQEGGSIINQTVTQMETIRAHSSESHGKVNSLGAKSEKIGGIVSMITDISDQTNLLALNAAIEAARAGESGKGFAVVADEVRKLAEQTRSSAGEIESMIGDIQEDIQSSMHSMELGGKAVDEGVLLVDKAGNSFKQIANVVENISLQMEEMTASIEEGARQAHKMAAVADDITNEAEAVADNTQTVAASAEETNASMEEIAANSSNLAKLSDDLKDRIGLYRI, encoded by the coding sequence ATGGCATTATGGGATAAAAAAGTATCGTGGCGTAAAATGGCATTATGGAATAAACTTAATATTCGGAATAAAATGTTAACGGTTTTTGGACTTGTACTTATATTGTTTTTAGCTGGTCTTGCTTATATTTATCCACAATTAGCAACATCACGAGGGGAGATTGAGGAACAAACTCTTCGAAGTGAACAAGCTTTAATGGTGACGGAAGTTGGGTCACTTTTTCGGTCGATGTATATTATTGTGAGTGACTCTTTACAAGCGGAGGAGTTTGATAAAGAACTATACACACTCGAAGAAACACGTCTTAATGATTACTTAGACGAGATCCAACCGTATATGAAGTCACCAGAGGAACTGGAATTGTTTGATCAAATTTACATGGCTAAAGGTATGTACGGTGAAATTGTAAATCGCGTAGTTGGAAGAAGTGTCCACTCACCAGGTGAACTCGTAGCATTAAACAATTTGCGAAATGAGACGATGACCCATATTGAATCGTTAACAGAGTTGATGCAGGAGCAGGCTAACGATGCTGGTAAAGAAGCTGTTTCATCTCTCGCTGCTATTCAATTAACGTTTCTCATAACGTTCCTAGGAGCCACAATTATAGGCGGCGTATTATTTATTTTATTCAGTCAGAACTTGAGCCGCTCTCTAAAAAGAGTAGTCAGCGTTGCTGAAAATATTAGTGAGGGAAATTTACGTATAGAGACATTAGAAGATAACCGTGGAGATGAACTCGGGAAACTTATTCAATCGATGAATGACATGACAACAAATTTACAATCTGTGTTTCAAAGAATGACTACTATTTCTACAGAGTTAGCCTCCTCATCAGAACAAATGAGAGCTGGAGCCGATGAAACAAGTCAAGCAAGTGAACAAATATCCTCTGCAATTCAAGAAGCGGCTATGGGAACAGAAAATCAAATGGGGCGCATCCAGGAAGTTAAGCAAATGATTGATAACATGACGAAATCAATGGATAGCGTGACAGCAAATTCAAAAGACGCCAAGGAGTTTGTCATATCCTCTAGCACTCAGGCACAAGAGGGAGGTTCAATAATTAATCAGACCGTGACGCAGATGGAAACGATAAGAGCGCATTCTTCAGAATCGCATGGAAAGGTTAATAGTTTAGGTGCGAAGTCTGAAAAAATCGGTGGGATAGTGTCAATGATTACGGATATTTCAGATCAGACGAATTTATTAGCCTTAAATGCAGCTATCGAAGCTGCTAGAGCGGGAGAAAGCGGTAAAGGATTTGCGGTTGTTGCAGATGAAGTTAGGAAATTAGCTGAACAAACGCGATCATCTGCTGGAGAAATAGAATCAATGATTGGAGATATTCAAGAAGATATTCAATCCTCTATGCATTCAATGGAGCTTGGTGGAAAGGCAGTAGATGAAGGTGTATTATTAGTTGATAAAGCAGGTAATTCCTTCAAACAGATTGCCAATGTTGTGGAGAACATCTCGCTACAAATGGAGGAAATGACAGCTTCGATTGAAGAGGGTGCTCGTCAAGCACATAAAATGGCAGCGGTTGCAGACGATATTACTAACGAAGCTGAAGCCGTAGCTGACAACACGCAAACGGTAGCAGCCTCTGCAGAGGAAACGAATGCTTCAATGGAAGAAATTGCGGCTAACTCATCTAATTTAGCAAAATTATCAGATGACCTTAAAGATCGAATAGGTCTTTATCGAATATAA
- a CDS encoding YecA family protein, with protein sequence MIIEVLKMDGQAFLRVIETHMTAEDDIIQKFVLDILHKSYIGDENTLLIGFKANEQYQLKEKREDSLLPYLEHLPVSHKAVEYILEHLYNDAVSKEQQPFYTDILNHLDPCLAKAYQHLISQVFKKQGIQLGHMDFYTSLCTDQRDIVLQKFHKVIHTLEVNETFDENVYILGRQIASLIVQREMIGAVEVIHRIKKMKSKSTLTYRDLYDIVLANEMRLAETVPAVLALAQWHHHHELFLQEMCHMLIKIGLEVESVIDSVKALIHDPRLSHYAIYILSNIKTVKAREALVQSWAQVQGKTEKTMIAAGLCEHLTVDMISEIDSFIQHEGYDEAVATLEEDLYCTAVINEVDHPGIARWKASLSNCVEEKGEEKRSNDRGNGEQNEEAEANDTAPNPLRNQRAKLTPQSIDIVTEEDTLSNEMVEGNDAMMVRETPYSQETEATHEEIKAAVERLYKAGLHRKQVKVGRNDPCPCGSGNKYKKCCM encoded by the coding sequence ATGATAATAGAGGTGTTGAAAATGGACGGCCAAGCATTTTTACGAGTGATAGAAACTCATATGACAGCAGAGGATGACATTATTCAAAAATTTGTTCTAGACATTCTTCATAAAAGCTATATAGGAGATGAGAACACATTACTTATAGGTTTTAAAGCGAACGAGCAATATCAACTAAAAGAAAAAAGGGAAGATTCATTATTACCTTATTTAGAGCACTTGCCAGTCTCTCATAAAGCAGTGGAGTATATATTGGAACACCTTTATAATGACGCTGTTTCAAAAGAACAACAGCCCTTTTATACAGATATTTTAAATCATTTAGATCCGTGTCTTGCTAAAGCCTATCAACATCTTATTTCACAGGTGTTTAAAAAACAAGGTATTCAACTGGGGCATATGGATTTTTATACGAGCCTTTGTACCGATCAGCGAGATATTGTGTTACAAAAGTTTCATAAAGTCATTCATACGTTAGAAGTAAACGAAACATTTGATGAAAACGTGTATATTTTAGGAAGACAAATCGCGTCACTTATAGTCCAACGGGAGATGATAGGGGCTGTTGAAGTCATCCACAGAATTAAAAAGATGAAAAGCAAGTCTACCCTAACGTACCGTGATTTATATGATATTGTGTTAGCCAATGAAATGAGATTGGCGGAAACTGTACCAGCAGTCCTTGCTTTAGCGCAATGGCATCATCACCATGAATTATTTTTACAAGAAATGTGCCACATGCTTATTAAAATAGGGCTGGAGGTAGAGAGTGTCATAGATTCTGTAAAGGCATTAATTCATGATCCGCGATTAAGTCATTATGCCATTTATATTCTTAGTAATATTAAAACAGTTAAAGCAAGAGAGGCATTAGTGCAAAGCTGGGCACAAGTGCAAGGTAAAACAGAGAAAACGATGATTGCTGCAGGTCTATGTGAACATTTAACCGTAGATATGATATCTGAGATTGACTCGTTTATTCAACATGAAGGCTATGATGAAGCAGTTGCCACACTGGAAGAAGATCTTTATTGTACGGCTGTCATTAATGAGGTGGATCACCCGGGAATAGCAAGGTGGAAAGCGTCTCTCAGTAACTGTGTGGAAGAAAAGGGAGAAGAGAAGCGGTCGAATGACAGGGGAAATGGCGAGCAAAATGAAGAAGCCGAAGCTAATGACACGGCGCCCAATCCATTGAGAAATCAACGTGCAAAACTGACACCTCAGTCTATTGACATCGTGACTGAGGAAGATACACTTAGTAATGAAATGGTTGAAGGCAATGATGCCATGATGGTAAGAGAAACCCCTTACTCACAAGAAACGGAAGCCACTCATGAGGAAATAAAAGCAGCAGTTGAACGGCTATATAAAGCTGGTCTTCACCGTAAGCAAGTAAAAGTGGGACGAAACGATCCATGTCCATGTGGGAGTGGAAATAAATATAAGAAGTGCTGTATGTAA
- a CDS encoding PH domain-containing protein: MVNEKHSFKAVSRKKQSKRYHKQHVFMTRFERIFALGVFGTFIFLISHPQYTVLDFPIVFVWLFFLILFSTSWNWSFYLGWNQRFDGRMRYVLEGEGLAIYFNNKKLKLFPYRDMQRVGKLRDPLTNMKNVQLFGRKYWVTPRLSSGTSQEYPTLFVFSTTIDEGILIHMAYETLLISPEDANLFEERLQLKISESSDSGTSMKNYRTFS; this comes from the coding sequence ATGGTTAACGAAAAACACAGTTTTAAGGCTGTTTCAAGGAAGAAACAGTCTAAACGCTACCATAAACAACATGTGTTTATGACACGGTTTGAACGGATTTTTGCTTTAGGGGTTTTCGGAACGTTTATCTTCCTCATTAGTCATCCACAGTACACAGTGTTAGACTTTCCCATTGTCTTTGTATGGTTGTTTTTTCTTATTTTATTCTCTACGTCATGGAATTGGAGTTTTTATTTAGGATGGAATCAGCGATTTGATGGGAGAATGCGGTACGTACTTGAGGGTGAAGGACTTGCCATTTATTTTAATAATAAAAAGCTGAAGTTATTTCCTTATCGAGACATGCAGCGGGTTGGCAAATTGAGGGACCCACTGACGAACATGAAAAATGTCCAGCTATTTGGCCGCAAATATTGGGTGACACCGCGATTAAGTTCAGGCACCAGTCAAGAATATCCGACTCTTTTTGTTTTTTCGACGACGATCGACGAAGGTATTTTGATACATATGGCCTATGAGACACTGCTAATTTCTCCGGAAGACGCTAATTTGTTTGAGGAACGTCTTCAGTTAAAAATCTCCGAAAGTAGTGACAGCGGGACTTCCATGAAAAATTATCGTACTTTTTCTTAA
- a CDS encoding aspartyl-phosphate phosphatase Spo0E family protein — MSDAIFKKRKELLELAVKNGLNSTPTIKCSQELDDMIIAYQRMQLAKKQQPSPAY; from the coding sequence ATGTCAGATGCCATCTTTAAAAAACGTAAAGAACTTTTAGAACTAGCTGTAAAGAATGGGCTTAACTCTACGCCTACTATAAAATGTAGCCAAGAGCTTGATGATATGATTATCGCTTATCAGAGGATGCAATTAGCCAAAAAACAACAACCCTCTCCAGCGTATTAA
- a CDS encoding LLM class flavin-dependent oxidoreductase, translating into MSMENRKKTEKIPLSILDLSPIVEGGTAEDAFKHTLDLAQHAEKWGYHRYWLAEHHNMPGIASAATSLLISHVAQGTATMRIGSGGIMLPNHAPLIIAEQFGTLASLYPGRIDLGLGRAPGTDQRTAYALRRGDLNNADDFPMLLQELRSYFNPALAEGKFPVRAVPGEGLDIPVWLLGSSGFSARLAAEQGLPFAFASHFSPENTLAALDIYYNSFTPSQAMEEPYAIVVANVVAADTEREAHFLATSLKLQFLNLIRNTPSKLQPPVESINELSSDHERTILKKQFGSPFVGTADKVKKQLQTFLSDTGASEIMIHSQIYDHQARLRSFEIVANAMQINR; encoded by the coding sequence ATGTCTATGGAAAATAGGAAAAAGACCGAAAAAATACCACTTTCTATTCTTGATCTCTCGCCAATTGTGGAAGGTGGAACAGCAGAGGACGCTTTCAAACATACACTTGATTTAGCTCAGCACGCTGAAAAATGGGGCTATCACCGATATTGGCTTGCAGAGCACCATAATATGCCGGGGATTGCCAGTGCAGCCACATCTCTTTTAATTAGTCATGTGGCTCAAGGGACCGCTACTATGCGTATAGGTTCTGGAGGAATCATGCTTCCGAACCACGCGCCACTCATCATTGCAGAACAATTTGGGACATTAGCTTCTCTCTATCCCGGTCGGATAGACTTAGGACTTGGTCGGGCACCAGGCACAGATCAACGGACGGCTTATGCTTTACGTCGTGGTGACCTGAATAATGCTGATGATTTCCCGATGCTATTGCAGGAGTTAAGAAGCTATTTTAATCCGGCATTAGCTGAAGGGAAGTTTCCTGTTCGTGCTGTCCCAGGAGAAGGCCTTGATATTCCTGTTTGGCTGCTAGGATCTAGTGGTTTTAGTGCAAGGTTAGCTGCGGAGCAAGGGTTGCCATTTGCTTTTGCTAGCCATTTTTCCCCTGAAAACACGTTAGCTGCATTAGACATATATTATAATTCCTTTACTCCTTCACAAGCCATGGAGGAGCCTTATGCGATAGTTGTAGCTAACGTGGTGGCGGCAGATACTGAAAGGGAAGCCCATTTTCTAGCTACGAGTCTCAAGTTGCAATTTTTAAATCTTATCCGTAATACGCCAAGTAAATTGCAACCACCAGTGGAAAGTATAAACGAATTGTCATCAGACCATGAAAGGACGATTCTAAAGAAGCAGTTTGGTTCTCCCTTTGTAGGCACAGCGGATAAAGTGAAAAAACAACTCCAGACATTTTTATCTGATACAGGGGCAAGTGAGATCATGATTCACTCACAAATTTATGACCATCAAGCACGACTGCGCTCATTTGAAATAGTAGCAAATGCCATGCAGATCAACCGTTAA
- the htpG gene encoding molecular chaperone HtpG, giving the protein MVKKEFKAESRRLLQMMVNSIYSQKEIFIRELISNASDAIDKMYYKALTDESVAFDKDNFYIKLTANKNERTLTIEDTGIGMTKDELEKNLGTIAESGSFAFKKENDMKDGHDIIGQFGVGFYSAFMVADSVTVLTKAFGEETAFIWESDGVDGYTIEEAEKSQTGTTITIKLKENADEENYDQFLEEYELKSIVKKYSDFIRYPIKMDVTVHKPIEDSEDNETEEVLEEQTINSMVPIWRKNKSELTDDDYNNFYQEKRYGFDKPLTHIHISVDGTIRYNAILFIPETMPFDYYSKEFEKGLELYSSGVMIMEKCSELLPDYFSFVKGMVDSEDLSLNISREILQHDRQLKTIAKNIKSKIKSQLKTLMKNDREKYETFYNAFGRQLKYGVYSDFGANKDDLQDLLMFYSSTKKGLVSLSDYVERMPEDQKFIYYATGESYDRIEKLPQTEMVADKGYEILYFTEDVDEFAIKMLRDYNEKEFKNVSSGDLGLDTDEETKEAEDSTPAEHKELFDEMRTVLGNKVSDVRISKRLKSHPVCLTTEGEVTIEMEKVLQAMPDNQNVQAEKILEINANHGIFNALEHALKNDKEKLKLYTNVLYNQARLIEGLPVEDPVEFTNDICKIMA; this is encoded by the coding sequence ATGGTAAAGAAAGAATTTAAAGCAGAGTCAAGACGCCTCCTGCAAATGATGGTTAATTCCATCTACTCACAGAAAGAGATTTTTATTCGGGAATTAATTTCTAATGCAAGTGATGCGATTGACAAAATGTATTATAAGGCATTAACGGATGAGTCAGTTGCATTCGACAAAGACAATTTTTACATTAAACTTACAGCAAACAAGAATGAACGTACCTTAACGATTGAGGATACTGGAATCGGGATGACGAAAGATGAACTTGAAAAAAACCTTGGAACCATCGCAGAAAGTGGCTCATTCGCATTTAAGAAGGAAAACGACATGAAAGATGGGCACGACATTATCGGGCAGTTTGGTGTAGGCTTTTACTCTGCCTTTATGGTGGCTGATTCTGTCACAGTCTTAACAAAAGCCTTCGGTGAAGAAACTGCTTTCATTTGGGAATCTGATGGTGTTGATGGTTATACAATTGAGGAAGCAGAAAAGTCTCAAACAGGGACAACGATTACGATTAAATTGAAAGAAAATGCTGATGAGGAAAACTATGATCAGTTCCTTGAAGAATATGAACTAAAGTCCATTGTAAAAAAATACTCTGACTTTATTCGTTACCCAATAAAAATGGATGTCACTGTCCATAAGCCCATTGAAGACAGCGAAGATAATGAAACAGAAGAAGTTTTAGAAGAGCAAACGATTAACAGCATGGTACCGATTTGGCGCAAAAATAAATCGGAACTTACAGATGATGATTACAACAATTTTTATCAAGAAAAACGTTACGGTTTCGATAAACCACTGACGCATATTCATATTAGTGTGGACGGCACAATTCGTTATAATGCCATTTTATTTATTCCGGAAACGATGCCTTTCGATTATTATTCAAAGGAATTCGAAAAAGGACTTGAGCTTTATTCCAGCGGTGTTATGATTATGGAAAAATGCTCTGAGCTACTTCCTGATTACTTCAGTTTCGTTAAAGGAATGGTTGATTCAGAAGACCTTTCATTAAATATTTCAAGGGAAATTCTCCAGCATGACAGACAACTGAAAACGATCGCTAAAAATATTAAATCCAAAATAAAATCACAACTTAAGACACTTATGAAAAATGATCGAGAAAAGTATGAGACATTTTACAATGCCTTTGGTCGTCAGCTCAAATACGGTGTTTACAGTGATTTTGGTGCTAACAAAGATGACTTGCAAGATTTACTTATGTTCTATTCATCTACGAAAAAAGGGCTTGTATCTCTTTCTGATTATGTTGAGCGTATGCCTGAGGACCAAAAATTTATCTATTATGCCACAGGGGAATCCTACGACCGAATAGAAAAGTTACCACAAACTGAAATGGTTGCTGATAAAGGCTACGAAATCCTTTACTTCACTGAAGATGTAGATGAGTTTGCGATTAAAATGCTGCGTGACTATAATGAAAAAGAATTTAAGAATGTGTCTAGCGGGGACTTAGGACTTGATACTGATGAGGAGACAAAAGAAGCTGAAGACAGTACACCAGCTGAACATAAGGAACTGTTTGATGAGATGAGAACAGTACTAGGAAATAAGGTTAGTGATGTGCGAATCTCTAAGCGTCTTAAATCCCATCCTGTTTGTTTAACAACTGAAGGGGAAGTTACCATTGAAATGGAAAAAGTCCTTCAAGCAATGCCAGATAACCAAAACGTCCAAGCAGAAAAAATCTTAGAAATAAATGCAAACCACGGTATTTTTAATGCGTTAGAACATGCTTTAAAGAACGACAAAGAAAAGTTAAAGCTATACACAAACGTCCTGTATAACCAAGCTCGTCTCATAGAAGGACTTCCTGTTGAGGATCCTGTTGAGTTCACTAACGATATATGCAAAATTATGGCTTAA
- the fliL gene encoding flagellar basal body-associated protein FliL has product MEEEKDVSEVSETSTTQTGKRRLVIILSASLLALFLLVAGVVLITNEGLKTAYADFTKEEEWDRIYHLEENGYMLDNGEFIRVSFAFVVTDSAQVTSLSDGQSLLKYTITDVISGKERHAFKGSDQLKQLEREIKESLNKAYSDVDLEHVYITSFVIS; this is encoded by the coding sequence GTGGAAGAAGAAAAAGACGTTAGTGAGGTTAGTGAGACTAGCACAACACAGACTGGAAAGCGTCGTCTTGTTATTATTTTGAGTGCAAGTTTATTAGCCTTATTTCTATTAGTAGCAGGTGTTGTCCTGATCACCAATGAGGGGCTTAAAACGGCTTACGCTGATTTTACAAAGGAAGAGGAATGGGACCGTATTTACCATTTAGAAGAGAATGGTTACATGCTAGATAACGGTGAATTCATTAGAGTATCATTTGCTTTCGTGGTCACTGATAGCGCACAAGTGACATCATTATCTGATGGTCAATCGTTACTTAAATATACTATTACGGATGTGATCTCCGGAAAAGAACGCCATGCTTTCAAAGGGTCAGACCAGTTAAAGCAACTTGAAAGAGAGATCAAAGAGAGCTTGAATAAAGCTTACTCCGATGTGGATTTAGAGCATGTGTATATTACTAGCTTTGTTATTTCGTAA